Proteins from a genomic interval of Anaerolineae bacterium:
- a CDS encoding glycosyltransferase family 2 protein translates to MKLSIIIPVYNEETTLAEIIGRVRATGLAYEIITVDDGSNDQSPAILARLQHSGRPPLRLLRHRQNQGKGAAMRTGLEAATGDLVLVQDADLEYDPADYAALLAPFADPSVQVVYGSRNLRRNARSSWAFYWGGRLLSWITNWLYGAHITDEATGYKVIKTNLLREMGLETDGFEFCPEVTAKLLRRKVPIHEVPISYAPRSWTEGKKIQWYDGAIAIWTLIKYRFFYRDNPTRTRFDDDSSAGQKPIAQNNGPSSD, encoded by the coding sequence TTGAAACTCAGCATCATTATCCCCGTTTATAACGAAGAAACAACCCTGGCCGAAATTATTGGCCGCGTCCGGGCTACGGGCCTGGCCTACGAAATTATTACGGTTGATGATGGCTCCAACGATCAATCTCCGGCTATTTTGGCTCGCCTGCAACACAGTGGCCGGCCCCCGTTGCGCCTCTTGCGGCACCGGCAGAATCAAGGCAAGGGCGCGGCCATGCGTACCGGCCTGGAGGCGGCAACCGGCGATTTGGTTTTGGTGCAGGATGCCGACCTGGAATATGACCCGGCTGACTACGCTGCCCTGTTAGCTCCTTTTGCCGACCCCTCGGTGCAGGTTGTGTATGGCTCGCGCAATCTCCGTCGCAATGCCAGGTCCTCCTGGGCCTTTTACTGGGGCGGGCGGTTACTAAGCTGGATTACCAATTGGCTCTACGGCGCGCACATTACCGATGAAGCCACCGGTTACAAAGTGATCAAAACCAACTTACTGCGAGAGATGGGCCTGGAAACGGATGGCTTTGAGTTTTGCCCGGAAGTGACGGCCAAATTATTGCGGCGGAAAGTGCCCATTCACGAGGTGCCTATCTCATACGCCCCCCGCTCCTGGACAGAGGGCAAAAAAATACAATGGTACGATGGGGCGATTGCAATCTGGACATTAATCAAGTATCGTTTCTTTTACCGGGACAATCCCACCCGGACTCGTTTTGATGACGACTCGTCTGCCGGCCAGAAGCCAATTGCCCAAAACAATGGACCATCAAGTGATTGA